A window from Kovacikia minuta CCNUW1 encodes these proteins:
- a CDS encoding YqaE/Pmp3 family membrane protein — protein sequence MKFGRILLALLLPPVGVFLTFGFGPTLIINILLTLLGWLPGSIHALWAVVKHEEKIAKANEQQSTI from the coding sequence ATGAAATTCGGACGTATCTTGCTCGCTCTGCTTCTGCCACCCGTTGGTGTTTTCCTCACTTTTGGGTTTGGTCCTACCCTGATCATCAATATCCTTCTGACCCTATTGGGTTGGCTTCCCGGTAGCATCCATGCTCTCTGGGCAGTGGTCAAACACGAGGAAAAAATTGCCAAAGCCAATGAGCAGCAAAGCACCATTTAA
- a CDS encoding phage holin family protein — translation MIGFFLTTLVTALSLLIVDLVVPGVDLATFPAALIGAVSIGLVNATVRPVLSVLSLPINFLTLGAFSLVVNGICFWLASVLVPGFSVHGLLALILGPVVLSFASTFLNKYFAEKGVGQPLPTSGSTTVLEGDK, via the coding sequence ATGATTGGATTCTTTTTGACCACCCTGGTCACCGCCTTAAGTCTTCTAATTGTTGACCTGGTTGTTCCTGGAGTGGATTTGGCAACTTTTCCTGCCGCTCTCATTGGGGCAGTTTCGATTGGACTGGTCAATGCTACGGTGAGACCTGTTCTGTCGGTGCTGTCGTTACCAATCAATTTCCTGACGTTGGGAGCATTCTCACTCGTCGTTAACGGGATTTGCTTTTGGTTAGCATCGGTTCTGGTTCCTGGATTTAGCGTTCATGGGCTGTTAGCTCTGATTTTAGGTCCAGTTGTCCTATCGTTTGCCAGCACTTTCCTGAACAAGTACTTTGCTGAGAAGGGCGTTGGTCAACCACTTCCTACTAGTGGCTCGACAACAGTACTAGAAGGCGATAAGTAA
- a CDS encoding anthranilate phosphoribosyltransferase family protein, which produces MSHAFRELLRKIGSGPHTGENLTRQEAAAATRMMLLQEATPAQIGAFMIAHRIRRPTGEELAGMLDAYDELGPKLPSIDAQRRVTIMGIPYDGRSRTVPLAPLTALILATVGCPVILHGGDRMPTKEGDPLITFWQGLGVDWSQLPLAQIQQVFETTGIGFVYLPLHFPLAQGLVPYREQIGKRPPFATMELMWAPYAGDARIISGFVHPPTETMFQEAFAYRGVTHFTTVKGLEGSCDLPRERTAIIGISNPTPVPTPHSPQPIDRLHLHPRDYGFEGKNVPLDSTAEAIAAMQSVVSGQDSELMQSILWNSGFYLWHCGGFPSLEAGIGEAKRLLSSGQVMATLQAVQRASAPVLTR; this is translated from the coding sequence ATGAGCCATGCCTTTAGAGAACTGCTGCGTAAAATCGGCAGCGGACCGCACACCGGAGAAAATCTGACCCGTCAGGAAGCGGCGGCGGCAACCCGCATGATGTTGCTGCAAGAGGCAACCCCCGCCCAGATTGGCGCTTTTATGATTGCTCATCGGATTCGGCGACCCACCGGAGAAGAACTGGCAGGCATGCTGGATGCCTATGATGAATTGGGGCCAAAGTTGCCATCGATCGACGCTCAGCGGCGGGTTACGATTATGGGAATTCCCTACGATGGGCGATCTCGTACCGTTCCTTTGGCTCCTCTGACCGCCCTCATTCTGGCAACCGTCGGGTGCCCTGTGATTTTGCATGGGGGCGATCGAATGCCAACGAAAGAGGGAGACCCGTTGATTACTTTTTGGCAGGGTTTGGGAGTAGATTGGTCGCAGCTCCCCCTGGCTCAGATTCAACAAGTATTTGAAACAACAGGCATCGGGTTTGTCTATCTACCGCTGCATTTCCCGTTGGCGCAGGGCTTGGTTCCTTACCGGGAGCAGATTGGCAAGCGCCCTCCCTTTGCCACGATGGAGTTAATGTGGGCACCCTATGCAGGGGATGCTCGTATTATTTCTGGTTTTGTTCATCCTCCCACCGAAACCATGTTTCAGGAAGCGTTTGCCTATCGTGGCGTGACCCATTTCACCACGGTTAAAGGGCTGGAGGGCAGTTGTGACCTCCCCAGAGAACGCACCGCCATCATCGGCATTAGCAATCCAACCCCAGTCCCCACACCCCATAGCCCACAGCCCATCGATCGTCTCCATCTTCACCCTCGTGACTATGGCTTTGAGGGCAAAAATGTGCCGCTAGATTCCACTGCTGAAGCGATCGCTGCCATGCAATCAGTTGTTTCAGGACAGGATTCCGAACTGATGCAATCTATCCTCTGGAATAGTGGCTTTTACCTCTGGCATTGTGGAGGTTTTCCCTCCCTGGAGGCTGGAATTGGGGAAGCGAAAAGATTGCTTAGCAGTGGACAAGTGATGGCAACATTACAGGCTGTGCAGCGGGCATCTGCTCCGGTGTTAACACGGTAA